The Paraburkholderia agricolaris genome includes the window TGCGGAAACACGGAAATACGGACACGAACCGGAAGTACAGCGAGTACGAAGAGAGGATTTGACTATGGCCTGGGAGCAATTCGAACACGGCTGGCGGCGCATGCCGTCGACCACGCCCGCGAGAGCGCTGGTGGTGCTGTTGCACGGCGTGGGCAGCAATGCGCGCGATCTGATGCCGCTCGCGGACATCTGGAGTGAGAGCCTGCCGGACGTGGCATTCACTTCGCTCGACGGCACCGAGGCCTTCGATGGCGGCTTCGGCGGACGCCAGTGGTTCAGCCTGCGCGATGTCAACGAAGGCAATCGCGAAACCCGTGTCGCTGCCGGCTATCCGGCCTTGCGGCGAGTACTCGAGGCGGAACTGGCGTACTGGCAGCTTCCTTTCGATCGCCTTGCGCTGGTCGGTTTCTCGCAGGGTTCGATCATGGCGATG containing:
- a CDS encoding alpha/beta hydrolase produces the protein MAWEQFEHGWRRMPSTTPARALVVLLHGVGSNARDLMPLADIWSESLPDVAFTSLDGTEAFDGGFGGRQWFSLRDVNEGNRETRVAAGYPALRRVLEAELAYWQLPFDRLALVGFSQGSIMAMHHVATSAQGAAAVVAYSGRLASVIVAQNRTPLTLVHGEEDEVIPVQELEYAADAFNSAGYAVDAYALPGIGHTINADGVELGKQALEHVLGALSRD